One genomic window of Quercus robur chromosome 6, dhQueRobu3.1, whole genome shotgun sequence includes the following:
- the LOC126690089 gene encoding uncharacterized protein LOC126690089, whose protein sequence is MGSYKDKLVGAIPGAFAQVFGFDSSMQEDLESDNEEENDQDSSIRIGFTKEEKVRMRAPWQKALIIKTFRRRMVFSFLVERVQKMWNPCGGMDCIDLGYDYLQWEPEFKASTATLSLVAVWIRLPELPIEFYEPSALLKIGRAIGPILRIDSHTANRERGRFARLCVQVNLDKLLVRKLYLGKLAQCVFYEGINTLCFSCGRIGHKIETCPYTVREQPKEQSMDRSDGQTEMQSAQGANGLKEKEKSQQEYGEWMVVNRRKANNRAWPM, encoded by the exons ATGGGGAGCTATAAGGATAAGTTGGTGGGTGCAATTCCTGGAGCATTCGCACAAGTGTTTGGCTTTGATAGTTCAATGCAAGAGGATTTGGAGTCTGATAATGAAGAGGAAAACGATCAGGATAGCAGCATTAGAATTGGTTTTACCAAAGAAGAGAAGGTCCGTATGAGAGCACCATGGCAAAAAGCTCTCATCATCAAAACCTTTAGGAGGAGAATGGTGTTTTCCTTCCTTGTCGAGAGGGTGCAAAAAATGTGGAATCCGTGTGGTGGTATGGACTGCATAGATTTGGGTTATGATTACTT ACAGTGGGAACCAGAGTTTAAGGCTTCCACAGCAACTCTCTCTTTGGTAGCAGTATGGATAAGACTACCAGAGTTGCCCATTGAATTTTATGAACCTAGCGCACTCCTAAAGATTGGGAGAGCTATTGGCCCAATCCTTAGGATTGATTCTCACACAGCTAATAGGGAAAGGGGTAGGTTTGCCAGATTATGTGTGCAAGTTAACTTGGATAAGTTGTTGGTAAGGAAGCTTTATCTTGGCAAGCTTGCGCAATGTGTGTTCTATGAAGGAATTAATACTCTCTGTTTCTCGTGTGGAAGGATTGGCCACAAGATTGAAACGTGTCCATACACCGTTAGAGAGCAACCCAAGGAGCAGAGTATGGATAGGAGTGATGGGCAAACTGAGATGCAAAGTGCCCAAGGGGCGAACGGgttgaaggaaaaggaaaaatcacaACAGGAGTACGGTGAGTGGATGGTTGTTAACAGGAGGAAAGCTAACAATAGAGCATGGCCAATGTAG